The following proteins come from a genomic window of Edaphobacter sp. 4G125:
- a CDS encoding AAA family ATPase, producing MFRPGEIIILTGTPGSGKTTAANNIAQLPGSPKVHLHSDDFWHFIKAGSIPPWQSDAHSQNATVIDVLAGAAARYAKGDYFVLVDGIIGPWFLDAFQNIGAILHYIVLRPDLEEAIRRCRERGGDTLSDPVSISALHQQFGNLGVLKNHSLSVAGLSADETCEAIGKAVKSQRFRLR from the coding sequence ATGTTCAGACCCGGAGAAATCATTATCCTGACCGGAACACCTGGTTCAGGCAAAACGACCGCCGCGAATAACATCGCGCAACTGCCCGGCAGCCCAAAGGTCCACCTGCATTCGGACGACTTCTGGCATTTCATCAAAGCAGGTTCGATTCCACCGTGGCAATCCGACGCCCACAGCCAGAATGCAACAGTGATCGACGTCCTGGCCGGGGCTGCGGCCCGCTATGCGAAGGGCGACTACTTCGTACTGGTGGATGGCATCATTGGGCCCTGGTTTCTGGACGCGTTCCAAAATATTGGAGCAATTCTGCACTATATCGTCCTTCGTCCCGATCTGGAGGAGGCAATCAGACGATGCCGCGAACGAGGCGGTGACACCCTTTCAGATCCCGTGTCAATCTCTGCGCTGCACCAGCAGTTCGGAAATTTGGGCGTTTTGAAGAACCATTCGCTGTCGGTGGCAGGCCTAAGCGCTGACGAAACCTGCGAAGCAATCGGAAAGGCGGTGAAAAGCCAGCGCTTCCGGCTGAGATAG
- a CDS encoding VOC family protein translates to MFSTVFVSDQDRSLKFYELLGFEKRADNPGPEGRFVLIGLKGGDHNVILWPGTGGKGTPTPDLPANAAAGVIFLQTDDLRKTFEELKARGVSLLEAKPESYPYGLRATAVDPDGNRVSLRQVSFQ, encoded by the coding sequence ATGTTTTCGACGGTGTTCGTATCGGATCAAGATCGGTCTTTGAAATTTTACGAGTTATTGGGTTTTGAGAAACGCGCAGACAACCCTGGACCAGAAGGCAGATTTGTTTTGATTGGTCTCAAAGGCGGGGACCACAATGTGATTCTCTGGCCAGGCACTGGCGGCAAAGGGACTCCAACTCCGGACCTTCCCGCGAATGCGGCTGCTGGCGTTATCTTCCTTCAGACCGATGACTTACGAAAGACCTTCGAGGAGCTGAAGGCGCGTGGTGTAAGTTTGCTCGAAGCCAAGCCGGAGAGCTATCCATATGGCCTGCGTGCAACCGCAGTGGATCCGGATGGCAATCGTGTTTCGCTGCGTCAGGTTTCGTTCCAGTAG
- a CDS encoding arginase family protein, translated as MEFAPDLALVSAGFDAHERDPLGNLNFVEEDYAWVTTKLLDLTAKTADGRIVSVLEGGYGVTKSLPVTFLIDRKV; from the coding sequence CTGGAATTCGCTCCTGATCTGGCTCTGGTTTCAGCGGGCTTCGACGCCCATGAGCGCGATCCGTTGGGTAACCTCAACTTCGTAGAAGAAGACTATGCATGGGTAACCACCAAGCTGCTTGATCTGACGGCCAAGACAGCGGATGGGCGTATCGTCTCTGTGCTCGAAGGTGGCTATGGCGTTACCAAGTCTCTCCCCGTCACATTTCTGATTGATCGTAAGGTGTGA
- a CDS encoding YybH family protein has protein sequence MSTQSSTLSSAAFTQFMGPEHSFFGLQGDYIQEPNHMRARYERDAAMFRSGKTHFQILHLEVSDNLAYWVGFQHGTATVSDRGEITFKLRVMELFRKEGNEWKLPHRQADTLTV, from the coding sequence ATGTCCACTCAGAGCTCGACGTTGTCATCTGCCGCTTTCACTCAATTTATGGGTCCTGAGCATAGCTTCTTCGGCCTACAGGGAGATTACATTCAGGAGCCGAATCACATGCGGGCGCGATATGAACGTGATGCAGCGATGTTTCGATCCGGCAAAACTCATTTCCAGATTCTTCATCTTGAGGTGAGTGACAATCTCGCTTACTGGGTGGGCTTTCAGCATGGAACCGCTACTGTCAGCGATAGAGGCGAAATCACCTTCAAATTGCGGGTGATGGAGTTGTTTCGAAAAGAAGGTAACGAATGGAAGCTCCCGCATCGTCAGGCCGACACTCTCACCGTCTAA
- a CDS encoding aspartyl protease family protein: MGELEASLRTMKSGPERDYFEGVLANRTGRVDESIRLLNRALLAIRASRKDRAAVALEHLADDYNKTFRYADAAKVYDDLLAHFSDQLSGDQLKGTKEDAGVAHLLGGAPTQTITWQGSTHLKTERNAIGSLVTELNTNGVREKWLLDTGANQSVVSRSFAKRLGLHPLPGFGQVMSGVTGMESPLQVALIPMLKVGGAMMRNVVVLILDDVDLNIKLPDKTYQINGIIGYPVFQAMGVITFSHDGSFKAGPTASPGMAGTQMYMKYLQPVIECKTQGVVLPFPLDTGASGTVLSIRYYEQFHSNSKDWKAAENTTGGGGGTLRRKVFVVPQLDLQVGTRVATLHNVPVFPKKIGSDRDELYGNLGQDFVAGFESFTLDFTKMTFSLGAPLNVPAKH; this comes from the coding sequence ATGGGAGAGCTTGAAGCATCCCTGCGAACGATGAAATCGGGGCCTGAACGCGATTACTTTGAGGGCGTGCTGGCAAACCGCACCGGCCGGGTGGATGAATCGATTCGATTACTGAACCGCGCCTTACTCGCTATTAGGGCATCGCGCAAAGATCGCGCCGCAGTGGCTTTGGAACATCTGGCGGACGATTACAACAAGACTTTCCGCTACGCCGATGCTGCCAAAGTTTACGACGATCTGTTGGCACACTTTTCCGACCAGTTGAGCGGAGATCAGTTGAAGGGAACAAAAGAGGATGCAGGCGTGGCCCATCTATTGGGCGGCGCTCCAACCCAGACAATTACGTGGCAAGGATCGACTCACCTGAAGACGGAACGGAACGCGATTGGCTCCTTGGTAACTGAACTCAACACTAATGGAGTTCGAGAGAAGTGGCTGCTGGATACTGGTGCGAACCAGTCCGTTGTCAGCCGAAGCTTTGCCAAGCGGCTGGGGCTTCATCCTCTTCCGGGGTTTGGTCAGGTAATGTCAGGCGTGACCGGAATGGAAAGTCCGCTGCAAGTAGCTTTGATCCCAATGCTGAAAGTGGGCGGCGCTATGATGCGCAATGTGGTTGTGCTCATTCTGGATGATGTTGACTTGAACATTAAACTGCCCGATAAGACATATCAGATCAATGGGATTATCGGGTATCCGGTATTCCAGGCAATGGGTGTGATCACCTTTTCCCACGACGGTTCTTTTAAAGCAGGCCCTACGGCTAGTCCCGGAATGGCCGGAACACAAATGTACATGAAGTATTTACAACCCGTGATTGAATGCAAAACTCAGGGCGTGGTTTTGCCATTCCCCCTCGACACCGGTGCAAGTGGCACTGTTCTTTCGATTCGCTATTACGAACAGTTTCACAGCAATTCGAAAGATTGGAAGGCGGCAGAAAATACCACCGGAGGTGGTGGTGGGACGCTACGCAGAAAAGTCTTTGTTGTTCCACAGCTCGACTTGCAAGTTGGAACACGGGTCGCAACATTGCACAATGTACCGGTCTTTCCAAAAAAAATTGGATCGGATAGAGATGAATTGTATGGAAATCTCGGACAAGATTTTGTGGCAGGTTTCGAAAGCTTCACACTGGACTTCACCAAAATGACATTCAGTTTAGGGGCACCGCTTAACGTTCCGGCGAAGCATTAA
- a CDS encoding nuclear transport factor 2 family protein, with protein sequence MSDIQKAAFDVYVPPSDEQLAAARDIVARFAARWNRPDADALRDLMHPDTRNLIPPMTVPADREGVVEHFRGILQTLPDLRLDVVRWAPTGDTVMVEWKAEATVAGQHLAWTGVDRFNIRGDKMYEACVYWDTRDLAERMAAAVQRAEKVAIQPDTLME encoded by the coding sequence ATGTCCGATATCCAAAAAGCAGCTTTCGATGTTTACGTGCCACCATCCGATGAGCAGTTGGCGGCAGCGCGTGACATCGTAGCCCGCTTCGCAGCGAGATGGAATCGGCCAGATGCCGACGCTCTGCGCGATCTCATGCACCCTGATACGAGAAACCTCATTCCACCCATGACCGTACCAGCCGACCGCGAGGGCGTCGTGGAGCACTTTCGGGGTATTCTGCAGACGCTTCCAGATCTGCGGCTGGATGTCGTGCGATGGGCACCCACCGGGGACACCGTGATGGTGGAGTGGAAGGCAGAAGCGACTGTTGCCGGACAGCATCTGGCGTGGACGGGCGTGGACCGCTTCAACATTCGTGGCGACAAGATGTACGAGGCATGCGTTTACTGGGACACTCGCGATTTGGCGGAGCGCATGGCTGCGGCGGTACAGAGGGCAGAGAAAGTCGCGATTCAGCCAGACACACTGATGGAGTGA